From one Larimichthys crocea isolate SSNF chromosome XVIII, L_crocea_2.0, whole genome shotgun sequence genomic stretch:
- the LOC104938814 gene encoding olfactory receptor 10A3-like has protein sequence MENSTVSFYFNLTVFMNIGHYRYLAFVFCLLLYSFIMSANLAMMWIILRESTLHEPMYIFIAILSANALYGSTGFFPRFLMDLLSDIHLISHPACFTQIFVIYTYASYEVTILSIMAYDRYIAVCHALHYHRRMNSKAVYKLAFFAWVCPTCSLTIVINITISLPLCGNNIQKAYCASWNIVKLSCNTFAFNNTGTMLGAVIVGFLPFVFILYTYLRIVIACWKMSSEVRAKVLQSCLPHVISFVVYSITSCSDTALGRQNLDEINPFVALILSLEFVVIPPFLNPLIYGLKLPEIRRHIVKTFLK, from the coding sequence ATGGAAAACAGCACTGTCTCTTTTTACTTCAACCTCACAGTGTTCATGAATATTGGACACTACCGTTACCTTGCCTTTGTCTTTTGCCTCCTGCTCTACAGCTTTATTATGTCTGCAAATCTTGCCATGATGTGGATAATATTAAGAGAGAGTACACTTCATGAGCccatgtatatttttattgcaaTTTTATCTGCCAATGCTCTGTACGGTTCAACCGGTTTCTTCCCCAGATTCCTCATGGACCTTCTGTCTGATATTCATTTAATCTCACATCCTGCTTGTTTCACGCAGATCTTTGTTATTTATACGTATGCTTCATATGAAGTGACTATCCTGAGCATTATGGCGTATGATAGATATATTGCTGTTTGTCATGCTTTACACTATCACAGAAGGATGAACTCTAAAGCTGTCTATAAATTGGCTTTTTTTGCTTGGGTATGTCCAACCTGTAGCCTCACAATAGTTATTAATATCACTATCAGTCTCCCTCTATGCGGTAACAACATCCAGAAGGCCTACTGTGCCAGCTGGAATATTGTAAAATTGTCATGTAACACCTTCGCTTTTAACAATACTGGTACTATGCTTGGGGCTGTAATTGTAGGCTTTCTTCCCTTTGTTTTTATCCTTTACACTTATCTGAGAATTGTGATCGCTTGTTGGAAAATGTCATCAGAGGTCAGAGCAAAAGTGTTACAGAGTTGTCTTCCACATGTTATTTCATTTGTGGTTTATTCCATTACATCATGTAGTGATACTGCCCTGGGCAGACAAAATCTCGATGAGATCAATCCGTTTGTGGCATTAATTTTGTCACTAGAATTTGTTGTCATTCCTCCTTTTCTGAATCCTCTCATATATGGACTGAAATTACCAGAAATTAGAAGACACAttgtgaagacatttttaaaataa
- the LOC104938816 gene encoding olfactory receptor 6N1-like, whose translation MSNISSIIVFSLSGFNATVSYRMTLFSLTLLCYCVIIVVNVSLILTIILDHNLHEPMYIFICNLCINGLYGTAAFYPKFAFDLLSKIQIISYVNCLLQVFVIYSYATIDFSILAVMAYDRYVAICRPLEYHSVMSVQTIAVLISLAWLVPLLCEVVVISLTSNLKLCGSQIQKLYCENWSIVKLACGSSKANNVFGLIVISFYCAHVLFIVCSYGQLVKSALKSKEGRKKFTQTCVPHLLCLLNVTAALLFDTMYSRYGSASVSQNVKNFMAVQFLIFPPVLNPIIYGLILTKIRYRVVALCVMAGQRLKLKLKV comes from the coding sequence ATGAGCAATATATCTAGTATAATTGTATTTTCACTGTCTGGCTTCAATGCGACAGTCAGCTACAGAATGACTCTGTTCTCTCTCActttattgtgttattgtgtaatTATAGTGGTAAATGTGTCTCTCATTTTAACTATAATACTGGATCACAACTTACATGAACctatgtacatttttatatgtAACTTGTGCATCAATGGACTTTATGGTACTGCAGCTTTTTATCCTAAATTTGCTTTTGATCTTCTGTCTAAAATTCAGATAATATCATACGTGAACTGTCTGTTGCAGGTCTTTGTCATATACTCTTATGCAACAATTGATTTCTCTATTTTAGCTGTCATGGCCTATGACAGATATGTGGCTATATGTCGACCCCTGGAGTATCACTCAGTAATGTCTGTACAAACTATTGCTGTGTTGATCAGTTTGGCCTGGCTTGTACCTCTGCTCTGTGAGGTTGTAGTTATAAGTTTGACATCCAATCTGAAATTATGTGGCTCCCAAATACAGAAACTCTACTGTGAGAACTGGTCAATTGTTAAACTTGCTTGTGGTTCATCGAAAGCAAACAACGTTTTTGGATTGATTGTTATTTCTTTCTATTGTGCCCATGTTCTCTTCATTGTGTGTTCCTATGGGCAGCTTGTAAAGTCAGCTCTAAAGTCAAAAGAGGGCAGGAAAAAGTTTACACAGACGTGTGTGCCACATTTGTTATGTTTGCTTAATGTGACAGCTGCTTTGCTTTTTGACACAATGTACTCGAGATATGGATCAGCATCTGTGTCACAAAATGTAAAGAACTTCATGGCCGTACAGTTTCTCATTTTTCCCCCGGTTCTAAACCCCATTATTTATGGACTGATCCTCACTAAAATTAGATATAGAGTGgtggctttgtgtgtgatggCAGGTCAGAGATTGAAGTTGAAGCTGAAGGTTTGA
- the LOC113748176 gene encoding olfactory receptor 11H6-like: protein MTNATIFSGFSLLELNDTTTMQRVTLFSLTLLCYTLILLVNGVLIVTIILEKKLHKPMYIFLCNLCINSLFGTAGFYSKFMFDLLSKTHVISYSGCLLQVFVIYVYAATEFSILALMAYDRYVAICRPLEYHSVMTKQRVIFLVCLSIFVPFLCQSIVVIMTSKLKLCGSHIAKLYCDNFSILKLSCSSITANNIVGFTVIFFYFGHDLFIMCSYVELIKAALKSREGRKKFMQTCVPHLFCLFNVTVALLFDLMYVRYGSNSVSQSVKNFMAIQFLIIPPILNPIVYGLKLTQVRNSLLHFVSKQQTIKSLG from the coding sequence ATGACTAATGCAACTATTTTCAGTGGATTTTCCTTATTAGAATTAAATGACACAACAACAATGCAAAGAgtcactcttttctctttgaCCTTGTTGTGTTACACTTTGATTTTGCTTGTAAATGGTGTTCTTATTGTTACTATCATACTAGAGAAAAAACTGCATAAACCCATGTACATCTTCCTATGTAATCTGTGCATTAATAGTCTTTTTGGGACAGCAGGCTTTTATTCCAAATTTATGTTCGATCTATTGTCAAAAACTCACGTCATATCGTATAGTGGTTGCCTCTTGCAGGTCTTTGTTATATACGTCTATGCAGCAACAGAGTTTTCTATACTAGCCCTGATGGCATATGACCGATATGTGGCTATTTGTCGACCACTGGAGTATCACTCTGTTATGACTAAACAGAGGGttatttttttggtgtgtttgtccATATTTGTACCTTTCCTCTGTCAGAGTATTGTGGTAATAATGACCTCTAAGCTAAAATTGTGTGGCTCCCACATAGCAAAACTATATTGTGATAACTTTTCAATTCTTAAACTTTCCTGTAGTTCAATAACAGCAAATAATATTGTTGGATTTACTgttatatttttctattttgggCATGACCTTTTCATCATGTGTTCATATGTGGAGTTgataaaagcagctttaaaatcaagagagggaaggaagaagTTTATGCAGACATGTGTGCcacatttgttctgtttgtttaatgtcaCAGTTGCTCTGCTGTTTGACCTCATGTACGTTAGATATGGATCAAACTCTGTATCACAGAGTGTAAAGAACTTCATGGCCATACAGTTTCTCATCATTCCACCAATTCTCAACCCTATTGTTTATGGACTGAAACTGACTCAAGTTCGCAAcagtttattacattttgtgtccaaacaacaaacaattaaaagttTAGGCTGA
- the LOC104938818 gene encoding olfactory receptor 10A6-like, producing the protein MENSTEIVSFVLAAYGNVGEVKYLYFIIMLLWYLSICVANTVLIVVIYVDKRLHEPMYILLCNLFVNEISGSTSLYPLMLSQMFSDTHEVTLPWCFLQMCSIYTSASVEFCSLAAMAYDRHVAICYPLHYSVIMNTGRVCIIIMIVWMYSFVNFIFSFSFVIRLRFCGNVINKVFCDHHLVIKLACSVSVLNQMSDLLFAFMTIVIPFTFISVSYMKILAVCLKTSKENKQKAVSTCTPQIVSVSNLFVGCFFHFVDSRFDVPHVPDKVRIILSVYILICQPIVTPFMYGFNLPKIKESCKRFLFNRK; encoded by the coding sequence ATGGAGAACTCCACTGAGATTGTGTCTTTTGTGCTGGCAGCCTATGGTAATGTTGGAGAGGTAAAGTACTTGTATTTCATCATAATGCTGTTATGGTACCTTTCCATATGTGTGGCCAACACAGTTCTTATTGTGGTCATATATGTGGACAAAAGGTTGCATGAACCAATGTATATATTACTATGTaatttatttgtgaatgaaaTCAGTGGAAGCACATCTCTGTATCCTCTCATGCTCtcacagatgttttcagatACCCATGAAGTGACACTGCCATGGTGTTTTCTGCAGATGTGTTCCATCTACACAAGTGCTTCTGTTGAGTTTTGCAGTTTAGCAGCCATGGCTTACGACAGACATGTAGCTATCTGTTATCCTTTACACTACAGTGTCATTATGAACACAGGGAGAGTATGTATCATCATTATGATTGTATGGATGTATTCATTTGTTAATTTTATATTCTCCTTTTCATTTGTCATCCGTTTGAGATTTTGTGGAAATGTCATTAACAAAGTGTTCTGTGACCACCACTTAGTCATTAAACTTGCATGTTCAGTTTCAGTACTTAACCAAATGTCTGACCTTCTTTTTGCCTTTATGACTATTGTTATCccattcactttcatttcagtctCTTACATGAAGATTTTagctgtttgtctgaaaacgtctaaagaaaacaagcaaaaagcTGTCTCCACCTGCACACCACAGATTGTCTCAGTGTCAAACTTGTTTGTTGGCTgcttttttcactttgttgatTCCAGGTTTGATGTGCCCCATGTACCGGATAAAGTACGCATTATTTTATCTGTGTATATCCTCATTTGCCAACCAATAGTCACCCCCTTTATGTATGGATTTAACCTACCAAAGATAAAGGAATCATGTAAAAGATTTCTGTTTAATCGAAAATAA
- the LOC109142771 gene encoding olfactory receptor 1 — translation MENSTEIVSFVLAAYGNVGEVKYLYFIIMLLWYLSICVANTVLIVVIYVDKRLHEPMYILLCNLFVNEISGSTSLYPLMLSQMFSDTHEVTLPWCFLQMCYIYTCASVEFCSLAAMAYDRHVAICYPLHYSVIMNTGRVCIIIMIVWMYSFVNCIFSFSFVIRLRFCGNVIDKVFCDHHLVIKLACSVSVLNQMSDLLFAFVTIVIPFTFISVSYMKILAVCLKMSKENKKKAVSTCTPQIVSLSNMFVGCIFHFVDSRFDQAYVPDKVRIILSVYLLIGQPMVTPFMYGFNLPKIKESCKRFLFNRK, via the coding sequence ATGGAGAACTCCACTGagattgtttcttttgtgctgGCAGCCTATGGTAATGTTGGAGAGGTAAAGTACTTGTATTTCATCATAATGCTGTTATGGTACCTTTCCATATGTGTGGCCAACACAGTTCTTATTGTGGTTATATATGTGGACAAAAGGTTGCATGAACCAATGTATATATTACTATGTaatttatttgtgaatgaaaTCAGTGGAAGCACATCTCTGTATCCTCTCATGCTCtcacagatgttttcagatACCCATGAAGTGACACTGCCATGGTGTTTTCTGCAGATGTGTTATATCTATACATGTGCTTCTGTTGAGTTTTGCAGTTTAGCAGCCATGGCCTATGACAGACATGTAGCTATCTGTTATCCTTTACACTACAGTGTCATTATGAACACAGGGAGAGTATGTATCATCATTATGATTGTATGGATGTATTCATTTGTTAATTGTATATTCTCCTTTTCATTTGTTATCCGTTTGAGATTTTGTGGAAATGTCATTGACAAAGTGTTTTGTGACCACCACTTAGTCATTAAACTTGCATGTTCAGTTTCAGTACTTAACCAAATGTCTGACCTGCTTTTTGCCTTTGTGACTATTGTTATCccattcactttcatttcagtctCTTACATGAAGATTTTGgctgtttgtctgaaaatgtctaaagaaaacaagaaaaaagctGTCTCCACCTGCACACCACAGATTGTCTCACTATCAAACATGTTTGTCGGCTGCATTTTCCACTTTGTTGATTCCAGGTTTGATCAGGCCTATGTACCGGATAAAGTACGCATTATTTTATCTGTGTATCTCCTCATTGGCCAACCAATGGTCACCCCCTTTATGTATGGATTTAATCTACCAAAGATAAAGGAATCATGTAAAAGATTTCTGTTTAAtcgaaaataa
- the LOC104936974 gene encoding olfactory receptor 1496: MENSTEIVSFVLAAYGNVGEFKYLYFIIMLVWYLSICAANIVLIVVIYVDKRLHEPMYILLCNLFVNEIGGSTSLYPLMLSQMFSDTHEVTLPWCFLQMCYIYTCASVEFCSLAAMAYDRYVAICDPLHYSVIMNTGRVCIIILIVWMYSFVNCIFSFSLVIRLRFCGNVIDKVFCHHHLVIKLACSASVLNQMSDLLFAFMTIVIPFTFISVSYMKILAVCLKTCKENKQKAVSTCTPQIVSLSNLFVGAIFHIIIDSRLDVPNVPDKVRIILSMYLLLCQPMITPFMYGFNLPKIKESCKRYLFNRK; the protein is encoded by the coding sequence ATGGAGAACTCCACTGAGATTGTGTCTTTTGTGCTGGCAGCCTATGGTAATGTTGGAGAGTTCAAATATCTGTATTTCATCATAATGCTGGTATGGTACCTTTCCATATGTGCGGCCAACATAGTTCTTATTGTGGTCATATATGTGGACAAAAGGTTGCATGAACCAATGTATATATTACTATGTaatttatttgtgaatgaaaTCGGTGGCAGCACATCTCTGTATCCTCTCATGCTCtcacagatgttttcagatACCCATGAAGTGACACTGCCATGGTGTTTTCTGCAGATGTGTTATATCTATACATGTGCTTCTGTTGAGTTTTGCAGTTTAGCAGCCATGGCCTACGACAGATATGTAGCTATCTGTGATCCTTTACACTACAGTGTCATTATGAACACAGGGAGAGTATGTATCATCATTCTGATTGTATGGATGTATTCATTTGTTAATTGTATATTCTCTTTTTCATTAGTCATCCGTTTAAGATTTTGTGGAAATGTCATTGACAAAGTGTTTTGTCACCACCACTTAGTCATTAAACTTGCATGTTCAGCTTCAGTGCTTAACCAAATGTCTGACCTGCTTTTTGCCTTTATGACTATTGTTATCccattcactttcatttcagtctCTTACATGAAGATTTTGgctgtttgtctgaaaacatgtaaagaaaacaagcaaaaagcTGTCTCCACCTGCACACCACAGATTGTCTCACTATCAAACTTGTTTGTTGGAGCTATATTCCACATTATTATTGATTCCAGGCTTGATGTGCCCAATGTACCGGATAAAGTGCGCATTATTTTATCTATGTATCTCCTCCTTTGCCAACCAATGATCACCCCCTTTATGTATGGATTCAATCTTCCAAAGATAAAGGAATCATGTAAAAGATATCTGTTTAAtcgaaaataa
- the LOC113748177 gene encoding olfactory receptor 4M1-like: MENSTEIVSFVLAAYGNVGELKYLYFIIMLVWYLSICAANIVLIVVIYVDKRLHEPMYILLCNLFVNEIGGSTSLYPLMLSQMFSDTHEVTLPLCFLQMCYIYTCASVEFCSLAAMAYDRYVAICDPLHYSVIMNTGRVCIIIMIVWMYSFVNCIFSFSLVIRLRFCGNVIDKVFCHHHLVIKLACSASVLDQMSDLLFAFMTIVIPFTFISVSYMKILAVCLKTQ, encoded by the coding sequence ATGGAGAACTCCACTGAGATTGTGTCTTTTGTGCTGGCAGCCTATGGTAATGTTGGAGAGTTAAAATATCTGTATTTCATCATAATGCTGGTATGGTACCTTTCCATATGTGCGGCCAACATAGTTCTTATTGTGGTCATATATGTGGACAAAAGGTTGCATGAACCAATGTATATATTACTATGTaatttatttgtgaatgaaaTCGGTGGCAGCACATCTCTGTATCCTCTCATGCTCtcacagatgttttcagatACCCATGAAGTGACACTGCCATTGTGTTTTCTGCAGATGTGTTATATCTATACATGTGCTTCTGTTGAGTTTTGCAGTTTAGCAGCCATGGCCTACGACAGATATGTAGCTATCTGTGATCCTTTACACTACAGTGTCATTATGAACACAGGGAGAGTATGTATCATCATTATGATTGTATGGATGTATTCATTTGTTAATTGTATATTCTCTTTTTCATTAGTCATCCGTTTAAGATTTTGTGGAAATGTCATTGACAAAGTGTTTTGTCACCACCACTTAGTCATTAAACTTGCATGTTCAGCTTCAGTGCTTGACCAAATGTCTGACCTGCTTTTTGCCTTTATGACTATTGTTATCccattcactttcatttcagtctCTTACATGAAGATTTTGGCTGTTTGTCTGAAAACCCAATaa